A window of the Bacillus andreraoultii genome harbors these coding sequences:
- a CDS encoding YceD family protein → MKWSMIQLQKFRNKGLTFNEVINLDSLKDRDSNIQSVSPIRVSGTAEIDSKKVTFYLHIEGELILPSSRTLEDVHFPLDIRSTEIFMYQFNEYEDNSELNLHLIEGEMIDLTPIIEELILLEIPMQVYNEEDDISAFFNPGQDWEFVQDDQEKKQDKIDPRFANLANFLKKDDSTN, encoded by the coding sequence ATGAAATGGTCAATGATTCAATTGCAAAAATTCCGAAATAAAGGGTTGACATTTAACGAAGTGATTAATTTAGATTCTCTAAAAGATCGGGATTCTAATATTCAGTCTGTTTCACCTATTCGCGTTTCTGGAACAGCGGAAATCGATTCGAAAAAAGTAACTTTTTACTTACATATAGAAGGTGAATTGATTTTGCCAAGTTCACGGACGCTTGAAGATGTCCATTTCCCATTAGATATTCGTAGTACGGAAATCTTCATGTATCAATTTAATGAATATGAGGATAATTCTGAACTGAATCTACATCTAATCGAAGGGGAAATGATTGATTTAACACCCATTATTGAAGAATTAATATTGCTAGAAATTCCTATGCAAGTTTATAATGAGGAAGATGATATATCCGCTTTTTTCAATCCTGGGCAAGATTGGGAATTTGTTCAAGATGATCAAGAAAAGAAGCAGGATAAAATAGATCCTCGTTTTGCTAATTTAGCAAATTTTTTAAAAAAAGACGACTCAACGAATTAA
- a CDS encoding nucleotidyltransferase: MFNTYMNYHMGGTMISAGIVVEYNPFHNGHLYHLHQTRKQTNADVVIAVMSGHFLQRGEPALVSKFARTKMALQAGVDLVVELPYAFSTQKAEIFAHGAISILSSLQTNFICFGSESGSLTPFYNTLHFIEDHKHQYNDAIKKFMNDGLSYPKAASLAFRSIAKEEPLLDLSKPNNILGYHYIKALHRLKSSTLPITIKRVNAEYHEPYLSTSTQISSATSIRNIVLQNDSLTEIRSHVPYTSYEGLLHYKHIYGNFVQWENLWPYLKYKLLHSEPEELKEIYEVEEGIEHRLIRYCRVAISFSDFMEKVKTKRYTWTRLQRVCVHILTNTKKEEMKKRCNHPEYIRVLGFNEKGRKYLKEKKHKCSLPIISKLSQIDQSAIRLDVKASHIYSLAFNNQISKQIIKEEASCPPIIV; the protein is encoded by the coding sequence ATGTTTAATACGTACATGAATTATCATATGGGAGGAACTATGATTAGTGCTGGAATTGTTGTTGAGTATAATCCTTTTCATAATGGTCATCTATATCATTTACATCAAACCCGGAAACAAACAAATGCAGATGTCGTTATTGCTGTAATGAGTGGACATTTTTTACAAAGAGGAGAACCTGCTCTTGTTTCTAAGTTTGCCCGAACGAAAATGGCTCTTCAAGCAGGTGTTGATCTCGTTGTTGAATTGCCATATGCATTTTCCACGCAAAAAGCGGAAATCTTTGCCCATGGTGCAATTTCAATTTTATCAAGTCTTCAAACTAATTTTATTTGTTTTGGTAGTGAGTCAGGTAGTTTAACTCCTTTCTATAATACACTTCATTTCATTGAAGACCATAAACATCAGTATAACGACGCTATAAAAAAATTTATGAACGATGGGTTGAGTTATCCTAAGGCAGCATCTCTCGCCTTCCGTTCGATAGCAAAAGAAGAGCCCTTACTCGATTTATCTAAGCCGAACAACATTTTAGGATATCATTACATAAAAGCATTACATCGCTTAAAAAGTTCCACTCTTCCAATTACAATTAAGAGAGTAAATGCTGAATATCACGAGCCTTATTTATCAACAAGTACGCAAATTTCCAGTGCAACAAGTATTCGAAACATAGTATTACAAAACGACTCATTAACAGAAATCAGGAGTCATGTACCATATACTTCTTATGAAGGACTACTGCATTATAAACATATTTATGGTAATTTTGTTCAGTGGGAAAATCTTTGGCCATATTTAAAGTATAAATTACTTCATAGTGAACCTGAAGAACTTAAAGAAATTTATGAGGTTGAGGAAGGGATTGAGCACCGACTTATTCGTTATTGTAGAGTGGCAATCAGTTTTTCAGATTTTATGGAGAAAGTTAAAACAAAACGGTATACATGGACTCGATTACAACGGGTATGTGTTCATATTTTAACCAACACAAAAAAAGAAGAAATGAAAAAGCGGTGCAATCATCCTGAGTACATTCGAGTTCTCGGATTCAATGAGAAAGGAAGGAAATATTTAAAAGAAAAGAAACACAAATGTAGCCTTCCAATCATTTCAAAGTTATCACAAATAGACCAGAGTGCTATCCGTTTAGATGTAAAAGCGAGTCATATATATTCTCTAGCTTTTAATAATCAGATAAGTAAGCAAATCATTAAGGAAGAAGCAAGCTGTCCACCAATAATCGTCTAA
- a CDS encoding SepM family pheromone-processing serine protease: MKKRLTIISALFLTFLFLNFYTLPYYVMKPGMAESLDGIIEVEGGYDEQGELMLTTVRMGEANIISYLMTKINKYYVLEPKEVIRMKNETDEEYQVRQLYYMEDSQENALQVAFKKAGKDINIKMNGIYVLSVRDDMPSSNVLRPGDRIIAIDEHTFDSSLEFTNYIQSKKVGDEIHVTFLRNNKKMTKKIAVDMIPEINKPGIGITLVEDKDVKTKPKVHFNSEKIGGPSAGLMFTLEIYNQLTEEDITKGYKIAGTGTISPDGTVGPIGGIEQKIVAADREGVELFFAPNEQGKKGSNYKMAKKTAKELKSNMKIIPIDSFDDALKYLSSLEKE; the protein is encoded by the coding sequence GTGAAAAAAAGACTAACAATAATTTCTGCTCTATTCTTAACCTTTCTTTTTTTAAATTTTTATACTTTACCGTACTATGTTATGAAACCAGGGATGGCTGAGTCATTAGATGGAATTATCGAAGTAGAAGGAGGATATGATGAACAAGGGGAGTTAATGTTAACAACTGTTCGTATGGGTGAAGCAAATATTATTTCTTATCTAATGACAAAAATAAACAAATACTATGTGTTAGAGCCAAAAGAAGTAATTCGTATGAAAAATGAAACGGATGAAGAATATCAAGTACGGCAATTATATTATATGGAAGATTCACAAGAAAACGCATTGCAAGTCGCATTTAAAAAAGCTGGTAAAGATATTAATATCAAAATGAATGGCATTTATGTGTTAAGTGTAAGAGATGATATGCCATCCAGTAATGTTTTGAGACCTGGTGATCGTATAATTGCTATTGATGAGCATACCTTTGATTCTTCTCTTGAATTCACTAACTATATTCAAAGTAAAAAAGTTGGAGATGAGATTCACGTTACATTCTTACGTAATAACAAAAAAATGACAAAAAAAATAGCGGTTGATATGATACCGGAAATTAATAAACCAGGAATTGGAATCACATTAGTAGAAGATAAAGATGTTAAAACAAAACCTAAAGTTCATTTCAATTCAGAAAAAATTGGTGGACCATCAGCAGGGTTAATGTTTACTTTAGAGATTTATAATCAATTAACAGAAGAAGATATAACAAAAGGGTACAAAATAGCAGGTACTGGCACAATATCGCCGGATGGAACAGTTGGACCAATTGGAGGAATCGAACAAAAGATTGTTGCTGCTGACCGAGAAGGAGTCGAGTTATTTTTTGCACCTAATGAACAAGGAAAAAAGGGTTCCAATTATAAAATGGCTAAGAAAACAGCGAAGGAACTTAAGTCGAATATGAAAATTATTCCTATCGACAGTTTTGATGACGCCCTTAAGTACTTATCTTCATTAGAAAAAGAGTAA
- a CDS encoding patatin-like phospholipase family protein, whose protein sequence is MREPKIGLALGSGGARGLAHIGVLKVLEKENIPISMIAGSSIGSLIGSFYASGQTIDNMIKLSQSFKRKFFIDVTIPKLGFITGNRIKEFIRLFTFNKNIEDCRLPISIIATDIYTGDKVVFQKGPIAEAVRASIAIPGVFIPENYQDRLLVDGGVSDRVPVSVVKDMGADLVIAVDVAGLNRNAQIVNIYDVIMQSIDILQVELAEARAYQSDIYIKPPVEKYSSYSFNDIGELILLGEESAKKEVPKIKQLIDSWKELHK, encoded by the coding sequence GTGAGAGAGCCCAAAATTGGTCTAGCATTAGGATCTGGAGGTGCTCGAGGTCTCGCTCATATCGGTGTTCTAAAGGTCTTAGAGAAAGAAAATATTCCTATTTCAATGATTGCAGGGAGTAGTATTGGTTCTCTTATTGGGTCCTTTTATGCTTCGGGACAAACGATTGATAATATGATTAAATTATCGCAAAGCTTTAAACGAAAATTTTTTATCGATGTTACGATACCAAAACTTGGTTTTATAACGGGTAACAGAATAAAGGAATTTATCCGCCTATTCACATTTAATAAAAATATTGAAGATTGTCGTTTACCAATATCTATCATCGCAACCGATATTTATACTGGCGACAAAGTTGTTTTCCAAAAGGGACCAATCGCTGAGGCAGTTCGAGCAAGTATAGCCATACCGGGTGTTTTTATTCCAGAGAATTACCAAGATCGTTTGTTAGTTGACGGTGGAGTTAGTGACCGAGTTCCTGTTTCTGTTGTTAAAGATATGGGGGCAGATTTAGTTATTGCGGTTGATGTTGCTGGTCTAAATAGAAATGCACAAATTGTAAATATTTATGATGTAATTATGCAAAGTATTGATATTTTGCAAGTGGAGTTAGCAGAGGCACGTGCATATCAATCTGATATTTATATTAAACCTCCTGTCGAAAAATATAGCTCGTACTCCTTTAATGACATCGGAGAACTAATTTTATTAGGGGAAGAATCAGCAAAAAAGGAAGTACCAAAAATTAAACAATTAATTGATTCGTGGAAGGAGTTACATAAGTGA
- the ylbJ gene encoding sporulation integral membrane protein YlbJ, producing MFKSRLKTIVLAVSVIFLAFALISHPKEALKASLKGLHTWWEVVFPSLLPFFIIAELLIGFGVVKFLGVLLEPLMRPIFRVPGVGGFVWAMGMASGNPAGAKFSVRLRKDELISQIEAERLVAFTSCANPLFIFGAIAVGFFQNARLGMILAISHHVANIFVGLIMRYHGKDKLDKKVENQTFSIKNAFKAMHETRIQDKRPFGTLLGDAVTSSIHTLLMIGGFIILFSVVNTLLSLMNVTDFLAVFINHLFSILSLPESFSIPFISGLFEMTIGSQLISEVENVELLKQVIVVSFMLAFAGFSIQAQVGSLLSQTDIRFLPFFFARIIQGVFASIITLIIWKPLYEHKLIGNIEIIPVFMSKSENSYSDLFTTLTHFGPLITLLSLFVYIIVYGKRMIYNR from the coding sequence TTGTTTAAATCTAGATTAAAAACGATTGTTCTGGCAGTATCTGTTATCTTTTTAGCATTTGCTCTTATTTCCCATCCAAAAGAAGCTTTAAAAGCATCACTAAAAGGATTACATACTTGGTGGGAAGTTGTATTCCCATCCTTACTTCCTTTTTTTATCATTGCTGAACTATTAATTGGATTCGGAGTAGTGAAATTTCTCGGTGTTCTATTGGAACCGCTAATGAGACCAATCTTTCGTGTACCTGGTGTTGGCGGATTTGTTTGGGCAATGGGAATGGCTTCCGGAAATCCTGCAGGTGCTAAATTTTCTGTCCGATTAAGAAAAGATGAGTTAATAAGTCAAATCGAAGCAGAAAGACTTGTCGCCTTTACAAGCTGTGCTAATCCCTTATTTATTTTCGGAGCAATCGCTGTCGGTTTTTTTCAGAACGCTAGGTTAGGAATGATATTAGCCATTTCTCACCATGTTGCGAATATATTTGTCGGTTTAATTATGCGCTACCACGGGAAAGACAAACTAGATAAAAAGGTTGAAAACCAAACGTTCTCAATTAAAAATGCATTTAAGGCAATGCACGAAACAAGAATACAAGATAAGCGGCCTTTTGGGACATTATTAGGTGATGCAGTAACATCGTCAATACATACATTACTGATGATTGGCGGTTTTATCATTTTATTTTCAGTGGTTAATACCTTACTATCTTTAATGAATGTAACCGACTTTTTAGCAGTTTTTATTAATCATCTATTTTCAATATTATCATTACCAGAGTCATTTAGTATTCCATTTATTTCAGGTTTATTTGAAATGACGATTGGAAGTCAATTAATAAGTGAAGTTGAAAATGTGGAATTGTTAAAACAAGTCATCGTCGTTAGTTTTATGTTAGCTTTTGCCGGATTTAGTATACAAGCTCAAGTCGGAAGTCTGCTTTCTCAAACCGATATTCGATTCCTCCCCTTCTTTTTTGCACGGATAATACAAGGAGTTTTTGCATCAATCATTACATTAATCATATGGAAACCACTTTACGAACATAAATTAATAGGAAATATAGAGATAATTCCTGTCTTTATGAGTAAAAGTGAGAATTCATATTCAGATTTGTTTACAACACTCACTCATTTTGGTCCATTAATTACACTTCTCTCACTTTTTGTTTATATCATTGTGTATGGGAAAAGGATGATATACAATAGGTAA
- the coaD gene encoding pantetheine-phosphate adenylyltransferase, which translates to MERIAVCPGSFDPITNGHIDIIKRGSNIFDKIYVCVLHNSEKTSNLFTTEERLRLIQESTINIPNIIVDSFNGLLIDYARSVNAQAILRGLRAVSDFEYEMRITSMNRKLDRDIDTFFIMTDNSYSFLSSSIVKEVAKYHGDVSDLVPSVVNDALKQKFKQL; encoded by the coding sequence ATGGAACGTATCGCAGTTTGCCCTGGCAGCTTTGATCCCATTACAAATGGACATATTGATATTATTAAGCGGGGCTCAAATATCTTTGATAAAATCTATGTTTGTGTCTTACATAACTCAGAAAAAACATCAAATTTGTTTACAACCGAGGAAAGACTTCGACTAATCCAGGAATCCACAATAAATATACCAAATATTATTGTTGATTCATTTAATGGCCTATTAATTGACTATGCTAGAAGTGTTAATGCTCAAGCAATTCTTCGTGGCTTACGTGCAGTGTCAGACTTCGAGTATGAAATGAGAATTACTTCAATGAATCGTAAACTTGACCGAGATATTGACACATTTTTTATCATGACTGATAACAGTTACTCGTTTTTAAGTTCGAGTATTGTTAAAGAGGTAGCGAAATATCATGGGGATGTTTCTGATCTTGTACCATCAGTTGTAAATGATGCGTTAAAACAGAAATTTAAACAATTATAA
- the rsmD gene encoding 16S rRNA (guanine(966)-N(2))-methyltransferase RsmD: MRVISGIQKGRILKAVPGESTRPTTDKVKESVFNIIGPYFEGGYGLDLFAGSGGLGIEGISRGLEKVLFIDHDTKAIQTIKKNIELCHFEEKAEIYRNDWKRALKTIAQRQIKFRVIWLDPPYKKDVYTYILANIHKSDLLDKNGVIICEHAKEKELPNTVEDLIRIRQENYGTINISLYMWR; this comes from the coding sequence GTGCGAGTAATATCTGGGATTCAAAAAGGAAGAATTTTAAAAGCAGTTCCTGGTGAAAGTACGCGGCCTACCACTGACAAGGTAAAAGAGTCAGTTTTCAATATTATTGGTCCATACTTTGAAGGGGGATATGGCCTTGATTTATTTGCGGGCAGCGGTGGTCTTGGAATTGAAGGGATTAGTAGAGGATTAGAAAAAGTCCTATTTATTGACCACGATACAAAAGCAATCCAAACAATTAAGAAAAATATAGAGTTATGTCATTTTGAAGAGAAGGCAGAAATTTACCGAAATGATTGGAAAAGAGCGCTTAAAACAATCGCTCAACGGCAAATTAAATTTCGAGTTATTTGGTTGGATCCACCGTATAAAAAAGATGTATATACTTATATTTTGGCTAATATTCATAAAAGCGATTTATTGGACAAAAATGGTGTAATTATTTGTGAACATGCAAAGGAAAAGGAGTTACCGAACACTGTAGAAGATTTGATACGAATCAGACAAGAAAACTATGGAACGATAAACATATCGCTTTATATGTGGAGATAA
- a CDS encoding YlbG family protein: MIGERQGLIVWLHNIKLAKNLRKYGNIHYISKRLKYVVLYCNMDESETVMNKIKNLSFVKMVEPSYRPFLKTDFDNAKPDKAKEYDYKIGF, from the coding sequence ATGATCGGAGAAAGACAAGGATTAATCGTCTGGTTACACAATATAAAGCTGGCAAAAAATTTAAGAAAGTATGGGAACATTCATTATATTTCAAAACGACTAAAATATGTTGTTCTATATTGTAATATGGATGAAAGTGAAACTGTTATGAACAAAATAAAAAATTTATCTTTCGTAAAAATGGTTGAACCATCTTACCGCCCTTTTTTAAAGACTGATTTCGATAATGCAAAGCCAGATAAAGCAAAAGAATATGATTATAAAATTGGTTTCTAA
- a CDS encoding YlbF family regulator, protein MFATLESVEIIDHAETLAKMIIESDIADEYRQCLYIMNTDLETQKKIKKFVKLKEQYEEVQRFGRYHPDYSKIMTEVRLAKREMDLDENVAKFKIAENALQQLLDEISLLIGRSVSERVKVATGSPFFETKSSGGCSTGGSCGCSA, encoded by the coding sequence ATGTTTGCTACTTTAGAATCAGTTGAAATCATTGATCATGCTGAAACTTTAGCTAAAATGATAATAGAAAGTGATATTGCGGATGAATACCGCCAATGTTTATATATAATGAATACCGACTTAGAAACACAAAAAAAGATAAAAAAATTTGTTAAGTTGAAGGAGCAATATGAGGAAGTACAGCGTTTTGGACGCTATCATCCAGACTATAGTAAAATTATGACTGAGGTTCGTCTAGCGAAAAGAGAAATGGACTTAGACGAGAATGTGGCCAAATTTAAAATAGCTGAAAATGCTTTGCAACAACTTCTTGATGAAATTAGTTTACTCATCGGTCGGTCTGTGTCCGAACGTGTTAAAGTGGCGACTGGAAGTCCGTTTTTTGAGACAAAATCGTCTGGTGGGTGTTCCACTGGGGGTAGTTGTGGCTGTAGTGCATAA
- a CDS encoding YlbE-like family protein — MRKDIYEQIKSKREFVHYLRMEPAWYKTLSRNPTLIKEFEKAAFKYYKKTFPDRVDKVSNGVQFASMMLSMLQSMNQTQ, encoded by the coding sequence ATGAGAAAAGATATTTATGAACAAATAAAATCGAAAAGAGAGTTTGTCCATTATCTTCGGATGGAACCAGCATGGTATAAAACTTTATCAAGGAATCCAACTTTGATTAAAGAATTTGAAAAGGCGGCATTCAAATATTATAAAAAGACGTTTCCGGATCGCGTTGATAAAGTATCTAATGGTGTTCAATTCGCCTCAATGATGTTATCTATGCTTCAGTCAATGAACCAAACCCAATAA
- a CDS encoding YlbD family protein yields MAKEKNPSIEQFKNFVKKHPKLIQKVKNGEGSWQELFEEWYLLGEDDPKWKKYRINGTFEKSKLENEQEQIKEAKNVLIDQLLLYIKNMDMKQLQNYLGQMSEAIESLQNLLGQLKNNGEKEEMNRTLPVSDRRNPFLFRKD; encoded by the coding sequence ATGGCTAAAGAGAAAAATCCTTCCATTGAACAGTTTAAAAACTTTGTTAAAAAACATCCAAAGTTAATACAAAAAGTAAAAAATGGTGAAGGTTCATGGCAAGAATTATTTGAAGAATGGTATTTATTAGGAGAAGACGATCCAAAGTGGAAAAAGTATCGGATTAATGGAACTTTTGAAAAGTCAAAATTAGAAAACGAACAAGAACAAATAAAGGAAGCAAAAAATGTATTGATTGACCAACTTTTGCTATATATAAAAAATATGGATATGAAACAACTACAAAATTATTTGGGACAGATGAGTGAGGCTATTGAATCTTTACAAAACTTATTAGGACAATTGAAAAACAATGGAGAAAAGGAAGAAATGAATCGTACTTTACCAGTTAGTGACAGAAGAAATCCATTTTTATTCCGAAAAGATTAA
- a CDS encoding CAP domain-containing protein — protein sequence MKPAKDSPEKSNVEKRPTTGISTYIGKSINTFQKKFGKPTRQEPSYYGYTWWVYNKKDFYLMVGVLNNKIVTITVASEQIDTYPFKIGENLESVYKKVDMQPEVEFVNDNGVYRFELFEDDINIKPLISFGDIFAQLYFDHFEGNLIFIRFMDGNTLIQQRPYDMTYRGKLIDYKELTPEEWAKADAASELQIYELTNLVRTNYDVPELTWDEDTREVAYEHSQDMYETETFSHNSDKYGNLADRLKRHDVFYETAGENIAFQYTDSVAVVSGWLNSKGHRETLLNKDFTHIGVGVYQKYYTQNFLEKSWE from the coding sequence TTGAAGCCAGCAAAAGATTCACCTGAGAAAAGTAATGTAGAAAAACGACCTACGACGGGTATTTCTACATACATCGGTAAATCAATTAATACATTTCAAAAGAAGTTTGGAAAACCAACACGGCAGGAACCGTCTTATTATGGCTATACTTGGTGGGTTTATAACAAGAAAGATTTTTATTTGATGGTAGGAGTATTAAATAATAAGATTGTTACGATTACAGTTGCAAGTGAGCAGATTGATACTTACCCATTTAAAATTGGAGAAAATTTAGAGTCCGTTTATAAAAAAGTGGACATGCAACCTGAAGTTGAGTTCGTTAATGATAATGGGGTTTATCGATTTGAATTATTTGAAGATGATATCAATATTAAACCGTTAATTTCTTTTGGTGATATTTTTGCCCAATTATATTTTGATCACTTTGAAGGGAATTTAATCTTTATTCGTTTTATGGATGGGAATACGTTAATTCAACAACGGCCTTATGATATGACTTATCGTGGAAAATTAATAGACTATAAAGAATTAACTCCAGAAGAATGGGCTAAAGCAGATGCCGCAAGTGAATTACAAATTTATGAATTAACTAATTTAGTTCGTACAAACTATGATGTTCCTGAATTAACTTGGGATGAAGATACAAGAGAGGTGGCGTATGAACATAGTCAGGATATGTATGAAACGGAAACATTCTCCCATAATTCAGATAAGTATGGAAACCTTGCTGATCGATTGAAACGGCACGATGTTTTTTATGAAACTGCTGGTGAAAATATTGCTTTTCAATATACAGACAGTGTCGCTGTTGTCAGTGGCTGGCTAAATAGTAAAGGACATCGTGAAACATTGCTTAATAAAGACTTTACTCATATTGGAGTTGGAGTTTATCAAAAGTACTATACACAAAACTTTCTTGAAAAGTCATGGGAGTAA
- a CDS encoding CBS domain-containing protein → MRKIKDLMTTELETCTLLDNVYEVSVKMKEADVGAIPVVDQDRIIGIITDRDLVLRGYAEKRPGSTKVEDVMTKNLITVTTDDQVYKAAKLMAEHKIRRLPVVDDGYRLIGMISLGDIAVNENTDYQAKTALAEISEDHSSEKYMN, encoded by the coding sequence TTGAGAAAGATTAAAGATTTAATGACGACAGAGTTAGAAACATGTACACTGTTAGATAATGTTTACGAAGTTTCGGTGAAAATGAAAGAGGCTGATGTCGGTGCGATACCCGTTGTCGATCAAGATCGTATCATAGGGATTATAACAGATCGTGATCTCGTATTACGGGGCTACGCTGAAAAACGTCCAGGTTCAACAAAAGTAGAAGATGTGATGACGAAAAATTTAATAACCGTTACTACAGATGACCAAGTTTATAAAGCAGCAAAGTTAATGGCAGAACATAAAATCCGTCGTCTGCCTGTTGTAGATGATGGATATCGATTAATTGGTATGATATCTTTGGGTGATATTGCCGTTAATGAAAATACTGATTATCAAGCGAAAACAGCATTAGCGGAAATTTCGGAGGACCATTCAAGTGAGAAATATATGAATTAG
- a CDS encoding YugN family protein → MRFENIGLEQIQIDLNTLDDILPEYGLIRAGQWDYERVTYDRKIVIQDNVYYLRVQGYAVSGDVGAHEATIQLMIPILGKYYYPHGVEYGEDENFPKALVKQCKEILTAIKEVLEPLSESIEA, encoded by the coding sequence ATGCGATTTGAAAACATAGGGTTAGAACAAATCCAGATTGATTTAAATACGTTAGACGACATTTTACCAGAATACGGTTTAATTCGTGCTGGACAGTGGGATTACGAAAGAGTTACATATGACAGAAAGATTGTTATACAAGATAACGTTTACTACTTAAGGGTTCAAGGGTACGCAGTTTCAGGTGATGTTGGAGCTCACGAAGCTACTATCCAGTTAATGATACCGATTCTAGGGAAATATTATTACCCACACGGTGTAGAATATGGTGAAGATGAGAATTTCCCAAAGGCTTTAGTCAAACAGTGTAAAGAAATTCTGACAGCTATAAAAGAAGTATTGGAACCGTTATCAGAAAGTATTGAGGCCTAA
- a CDS encoding IS110 family RNA-guided transposase, with protein sequence MKHVVALDVSMGKSTMVIYNQYRQCEVEKEIEHNRPSFEQLHKTLQTLTYQDGQPPEIVFEATGVYSKALERFFQDYDYTYCRINPLEANLQMASMRRQKTDKGDAHELAKSHFRVEREQTYQEDEYYQQMRGLTRYYDELDSEITHLYSRLHAILQLSFPELEQLFTKRSALFLNIVQLYPHPDEVLAHSKTVIRNRLKANTRKNLSLKRAEEKGIALLEAAKTSYPAISRDDVRCEQVKDYARRIVDLKERKEQLVKQMVELSNERTEYHVLLSFPGIGETTAVRIIGELGDIRRFKNHKQLNAYVGIDIMRYQSGNTHYKDKINKRGNNKLRKILFFMIKTMITLRQKTKNHLVEYYDKLKTQPLRKPHKVASIACVNKFLKVAFHLIAHNITYDYEAASTCS encoded by the coding sequence ATGAAACATGTTGTAGCCTTAGATGTGAGTATGGGAAAAAGTACAATGGTCATTTACAATCAGTATCGTCAATGTGAAGTAGAAAAAGAGATTGAACATAATCGTCCCTCTTTTGAACAACTTCATAAAACGCTTCAAACACTAACTTATCAAGATGGACAACCACCTGAAATTGTCTTTGAAGCAACCGGTGTATATTCCAAAGCATTGGAACGATTTTTTCAAGATTATGATTATACATATTGCCGTATTAACCCACTTGAAGCGAACTTACAAATGGCTTCGATGCGCCGCCAAAAAACAGATAAAGGCGATGCACATGAGCTAGCGAAATCGCACTTTCGAGTAGAACGTGAACAGACGTATCAAGAAGATGAATACTACCAACAGATGCGTGGGCTCACACGTTACTATGATGAGTTAGACAGTGAGATTACGCACTTATATAGCCGTTTACACGCTATCCTTCAATTGAGTTTTCCAGAATTGGAACAGCTATTTACGAAACGTTCTGCGCTGTTTTTGAATATCGTACAATTGTATCCACATCCTGATGAAGTGTTAGCCCATTCAAAAACGGTCATTCGCAATCGATTAAAGGCAAACACACGAAAAAATTTGTCTTTAAAACGAGCAGAAGAGAAAGGAATCGCCCTCCTTGAAGCCGCGAAAACTTCCTATCCAGCCATCTCAAGAGATGATGTACGTTGCGAACAAGTCAAAGATTACGCAAGACGCATCGTAGACTTAAAAGAGAGGAAAGAACAGCTTGTAAAGCAGATGGTTGAGCTTTCTAATGAGCGCACAGAATATCATGTACTTCTATCATTTCCAGGAATAGGGGAAACAACAGCTGTTCGAATCATTGGTGAGTTGGGTGATATCAGGCGTTTTAAAAATCATAAGCAGTTAAATGCCTATGTGGGGATTGATATTATGCGTTATCAGTCAGGTAATACCCATTATAAGGACAAGATTAATAAAAGGGGAAACAATAAACTACGAAAAATTTTATTCTTTATGATTAAAACGATGATTACACTACGCCAAAAAACAAAGAATCATCTGGTGGAGTATTACGACAAATTAAAAACGCAACCTCTGAGAAAGCCTCATAAAGTTGCGTCAATTGCTTGTGTGAATAAGTTCTTAAAAGTAGCATTTCACCTTATTGCACACAACATTACCTATGATTACGAAGCAGCATCCACCTGTTCGTAA